The Myxococcales bacterium genome includes the window CTTGGAGGCCTCGGGTACCGAGATGGTCACCGTCGCGCTGCGCCGCATCGATTTTTCGCAAGCTGGCCCCAACCTGCTCGATGTCATCGATCGCAAGCGGTATGTGCTGCTGCCCAACACCGCGGCCTGCTACACGGCGGATGAAGCGATTCGCACCCTGCACCTGGCACGCGAGCTCGGCATGGATGAGTTCGTCAAGCTCGAGGTCATTGGCGATCCCAAGACCCTGTTTCCTGACAACGCCGCGACGGTCGAGGCCGCCAAGGTTTTGGTGAAGGAAGGCTTTAAGGTGTTGCCCTATTGCAGCGACGACCTGGTGACGTGCAAGCGCCTGGTCGATGCAGGTTGCTTAGCCGTGATGCCGCTCGCGGCGCCCATCGGCTCGGGCCTAGGCATTCGCAACCCGCACAACATTCGCCTCATTGTCGAGCACATCTCGGTGCCAGTGATCGTGGATGCGGGCGTCGGCACGGCGAGCGATGCCGCGGTGGCGATGGAGCTCGGCTGCACCGCGGTGCTGATGAACACCGGCATTGCGGGCGCCAAGAACCCCGTGCTCATGGCGCATGCCATGCGCGACGGCGTCGCCGCGGGGCGCATGGCGTTTTTGGCCGGCCGCATGCCGCGCCGCGACTATGCCAATGCCTCGTCGCCAAGCGCCGGGCTAATCGAATAGTTTTTATGGTGCCGCCTGCGCTGCCGCGGCTCTACGCCATCCTTGATGACGAAACTATTGCGCGCTTACCCGACTGGCAGAATCGCCTGCATGGCGTGCTAGCGGCGCGGCGAGGCTCGATGTGGCTACAGCTTCGCTGCAAGCATGCGGGCGATGCGGCATTGCGCCGCTACGCGACCGCGCTGGTCGCGCTGTGCGAGCCGCATGGTGTGCCCGTGCTGATTAATGATCGCTTGGACATCGCGTGGGAGGTCGGCGCCGCCGGCGTTCACCTGACCGAGACCAGCATCGAAGTGCGGGACGCGCGGCGTATCGCTGGCGAGATGATCATTGCGGCGAGCCGACATAA containing:
- a CDS encoding thiazole synthase: MQVTPQDSWTLGGRTFHSRLIVGTGKYASNEQTKDALEASGTEMVTVALRRIDFSQAGPNLLDVIDRKRYVLLPNTAACYTADEAIRTLHLARELGMDEFVKLEVIGDPKTLFPDNAATVEAAKVLVKEGFKVLPYCSDDLVTCKRLVDAGCLAVMPLAAPIGSGLGIRNPHNIRLIVEHISVPVIVDAGVGTASDAAVAMELGCTAVLMNTGIAGAKNPVLMAHAMRDGVAAGRMAFLAGRMPRRDYANASSPSAGLIE
- a CDS encoding thiamine phosphate synthase — protein: MVPPALPRLYAILDDETIARLPDWQNRLHGVLAARRGSMWLQLRCKHAGDAALRRYATALVALCEPHGVPVLINDRLDIAWEVGAAGVHLTETSIEVRDARRIAGEMIIAASRHNAVAARQAAHDGASLVVLGPIYDTASKRSFGPPLGVDAIAAVAATWPASAALIAIGGICTERQIAAIRNAGAHGVAAISAIWSNDGEAFVSAATA